Proteins encoded by one window of Modestobacter marinus:
- a CDS encoding Rossmann-like and DUF2520 domain-containing protein, giving the protein MPIRPRAVPARPTALPAAGLPAATEAPARLRVGVVGAGRVGALLGAALSAAGHEVVAASGVSAASAERAARLLPGVPLLPADEVVAASDLVVLAVPDDTLPGLVAGLAETGAWRRGQLLFHTSGAHGLAVLAPAERSGVLALALHPAMTFSGAPEDAARLGAAPFGVTSRPEHRAVAETLVLEMGGDPFWIDEADRGLYHAALVTGANHLVTLVAEAADLLRAAGVDEPARVLTPLLTAALDNGLRRGDRGLTGPVSRGDVGTVAAHLDTLTERAPAAVDAYVALARRTTERALAAGRLRRHEGAPLLELLDSAEEAAR; this is encoded by the coding sequence ATGCCCATCCGTCCCCGCGCGGTCCCCGCGCGCCCCACCGCCCTGCCCGCGGCCGGTCTGCCCGCCGCGACCGAGGCCCCGGCCCGCCTGCGGGTCGGCGTCGTCGGCGCCGGCCGGGTCGGCGCCCTGCTCGGCGCCGCGCTCTCCGCCGCCGGCCACGAGGTGGTCGCCGCCTCCGGGGTGTCCGCCGCCTCCGCCGAGCGGGCCGCCCGCCTGCTGCCCGGCGTCCCGCTGCTGCCCGCCGACGAGGTCGTGGCCGCCAGTGACCTGGTGGTGCTCGCCGTGCCGGACGACACCCTGCCCGGGCTGGTCGCCGGCCTCGCCGAGACCGGCGCCTGGCGGCGCGGCCAGCTGCTCTTCCACACCTCCGGTGCGCACGGCCTGGCCGTGCTGGCGCCGGCCGAGCGGAGCGGCGTCCTGGCCCTGGCGCTGCACCCGGCGATGACCTTCTCCGGCGCGCCCGAGGACGCCGCCCGGCTGGGCGCCGCCCCGTTCGGGGTCACCAGCCGCCCGGAGCACCGCGCGGTCGCCGAGACCCTGGTGCTGGAGATGGGCGGCGACCCCTTCTGGATCGACGAGGCCGACCGCGGGCTCTACCACGCCGCCCTGGTCACCGGGGCGAACCACCTGGTCACCCTGGTCGCCGAGGCCGCGGACCTGTTGCGGGCCGCCGGCGTCGACGAGCCCGCCCGGGTGCTCACCCCGCTGCTGACCGCCGCCCTGGACAACGGGCTGCGCCGCGGCGACCGGGGGCTCACCGGCCCGGTCAGCCGCGGCGACGTCGGCACCGTCGCCGCCCACCTGGACACGCTGACCGAGCGGGCGCCGGCCGCCGTCGACGCCTACGTGGCCCTCGCCCGGCGCACCACCGAGCGGGCGCTGGCGGCCGGCCGGCTGCGGCGGCACGAGGGCGCACCGCTGCTGGAGCTGCTCGACTCGGCCGAGGAGGCGGCGCGATGA
- the panC gene encoding pantoate--beta-alanine ligase: protein MSPAVRTPVVAETTAELRRLRAELPGPVVLVPTMGALHEGHRTLVRAAREHGGSVVVSVFVNPTQFGPGEDFDRYPRTWDADLAALAEEGADLVFHPPVEEVYPPRALGVTVQPGPLGEVLEGAVRPGHFAGVLTVVAKLFGLVRPDVAVFGEKDYQQLTLIRAMARELALGVQVVGVPTVREDDGMALSSRNRYLSPEQRQAAAALSAALRAGAQAGPQGAGAVLAAARAVLAEAPDLLQDYLELTDPDLGPAPTAGPARLLVAARAGSTRLIDNTAVELGYR, encoded by the coding sequence ATGAGCCCGGCCGTCCGGACGCCGGTGGTCGCCGAGACGACCGCCGAGCTGCGCCGGCTGCGGGCGGAGCTCCCCGGGCCGGTCGTGCTGGTGCCCACCATGGGGGCGCTGCACGAGGGGCACCGCACGCTGGTCCGCGCGGCCCGCGAGCACGGCGGCAGCGTCGTCGTCTCGGTGTTCGTCAACCCGACCCAGTTCGGCCCCGGCGAGGACTTCGACCGCTACCCCCGGACCTGGGACGCCGACCTGGCCGCGCTCGCCGAGGAGGGCGCCGACCTGGTGTTCCACCCGCCGGTCGAGGAGGTCTACCCGCCTCGCGCCCTGGGGGTCACCGTGCAGCCCGGCCCGCTGGGGGAGGTGCTGGAGGGCGCTGTCCGCCCCGGGCACTTCGCCGGCGTGCTGACCGTGGTGGCGAAGCTGTTCGGCCTGGTCCGCCCGGACGTCGCCGTCTTCGGCGAGAAGGACTACCAGCAGCTCACGCTGATCCGGGCGATGGCCCGCGAGCTGGCGCTGGGGGTGCAGGTGGTCGGCGTCCCGACCGTCCGTGAGGACGACGGCATGGCGCTGTCCTCCCGCAACCGCTACCTGTCCCCGGAACAGCGCCAGGCCGCTGCGGCGTTGTCCGCAGCACTGCGCGCGGGTGCCCAGGCGGGGCCGCAGGGCGCCGGCGCGGTCCTGGCCGCGGCCCGCGCGGTCCTCGCCGAGGCCCCCGACCTGCTCCAGGACTACCTGGAACTGACCGATCCAGATCTCGGACCGGCGCCCACCGCCGGACCCGCCCGGCTGCTGGTCGCCGCTCGCGCCGGCAGCACCCGACTCATCGACAACACCGCTGTGGAACTGGGGTACCGCTGA
- a CDS encoding glycine betaine ABC transporter substrate-binding protein, protein MNRRMAMALTGATVLLTSLAACGESGSSSTGTPAGGAEGAGDTIASDLVLGGPPEFQTRPDGVPGLEEVYGVTFGEFRSLDAGGPLTVNALANGQIDAADIFTTDPNIAANDWVVLEDPEDLFAAQNVLPLINTEQATDGVAAVLNAVSAELTTEDLIALNEQVIIERQDPAAVAGQWLAEAGLDATGTQAAGVSLTIGSANFPENVTLANIYAQALTAQGATVDTQLNIGSRETYMPALQDGSIDLIPEYSGVLLEYFDEEATAVSSEEVYAALPEALPENLTVLEQSEAQDKDAIVVTRETAEEYGLTSIADLAEQP, encoded by the coding sequence ATGAACCGCAGGATGGCCATGGCGCTGACCGGCGCGACAGTCCTGCTCACGTCGCTCGCCGCGTGCGGCGAGTCGGGCAGCAGCAGCACCGGCACGCCCGCCGGCGGCGCCGAGGGGGCCGGGGACACGATCGCCTCCGACCTCGTGCTCGGCGGCCCGCCGGAGTTCCAGACCCGGCCCGACGGCGTCCCCGGCCTGGAGGAGGTCTACGGCGTCACGTTCGGTGAGTTCCGCAGCCTCGACGCCGGCGGCCCGCTGACCGTCAACGCACTGGCCAACGGCCAGATCGACGCGGCCGACATCTTCACCACCGACCCGAACATCGCGGCCAACGACTGGGTGGTCCTCGAGGACCCCGAAGACCTCTTCGCCGCGCAGAACGTGCTGCCGCTGATCAACACCGAGCAGGCCACCGACGGCGTCGCCGCCGTGCTCAACGCGGTGTCCGCGGAGCTGACCACCGAGGACCTCATCGCGCTCAACGAGCAGGTGATCATCGAGCGGCAGGACCCGGCCGCGGTCGCCGGGCAGTGGCTGGCCGAGGCGGGACTGGACGCGACGGGCACCCAGGCCGCCGGGGTGAGCCTCACCATCGGGTCGGCGAACTTCCCGGAGAACGTCACCCTGGCCAACATCTACGCCCAGGCGCTGACGGCCCAGGGGGCCACGGTCGACACCCAGCTGAACATCGGCAGCCGGGAGACCTACATGCCCGCGCTGCAGGACGGGTCGATCGACCTCATCCCGGAGTACAGCGGCGTGCTGCTGGAGTACTTCGACGAGGAGGCGACCGCGGTCAGCTCCGAGGAGGTCTACGCGGCGCTGCCCGAGGCCCTGCCGGAGAACCTGACCGTGCTGGAGCAGTCGGAGGCCCAGGACAAGGACGCCATCGTCGTGACCCGGGAGACCGCCGAGGAGTACGGCCTCACCTCGATCGCCGACCTGGCCGAGCAGCCCTGA
- a CDS encoding ABC transporter permease, producing the protein MTDNLLVWLNDPQNWTGTRTSPGIGAQVLAHLRYTGIALLIAGVIAFPLGLLLGHTGRAGWLVSVANGLRALPTVGLLILLYVMVSPLISGRGNAVYLVPTEIALVLLALPAILANTHAGVRNVPPAVRDAAQGMGMTGPQVLFRVELPNALPLVFSGVRSAALQVIATATIAAYVGLDGLGRYVYDGLASRQFGQMAGGAVLVALLALLVDAVLALVQRFTVSRGVSGRFSRRAGRDSRTAALVEQADADSQDAGPRPSGPDAVPAGAGTGSSAGRPSA; encoded by the coding sequence GTGACCGACAACCTCCTGGTCTGGCTCAACGACCCGCAGAACTGGACCGGCACGCGGACCAGCCCCGGGATCGGAGCGCAGGTCCTCGCGCACCTGCGGTACACCGGGATCGCGCTGCTGATCGCCGGCGTGATCGCGTTCCCGCTCGGCCTGCTGCTCGGCCACACCGGCCGGGCCGGCTGGCTCGTCTCGGTCGCCAACGGGCTGCGGGCGCTGCCCACGGTGGGCCTGCTGATCCTGCTCTACGTCATGGTGTCGCCGCTGATCAGCGGCCGGGGCAACGCCGTCTACCTCGTGCCGACCGAGATCGCCCTGGTGCTGCTGGCGCTGCCGGCGATCCTGGCCAACACCCACGCCGGGGTGCGCAACGTGCCCCCCGCCGTCCGTGACGCCGCCCAGGGCATGGGGATGACCGGGCCGCAGGTGCTGTTCCGGGTGGAGCTGCCCAACGCCCTGCCGCTGGTCTTCTCCGGCGTCCGCAGTGCCGCCCTGCAGGTCATCGCCACCGCCACCATCGCGGCGTACGTCGGCCTGGACGGCCTGGGCCGCTACGTCTACGACGGGCTGGCCAGCCGGCAGTTCGGCCAGATGGCCGGCGGCGCGGTACTGGTGGCGTTGCTGGCGCTGCTGGTCGACGCCGTCCTCGCCCTCGTGCAGCGGTTCACCGTGTCCCGCGGGGTGTCCGGCCGGTTCTCCCGCCGGGCAGGCCGCGACAGCCGGACCGCCGCCCTCGTCGAGCAGGCCGACGCCGACAGCCAGGACGCCGGCCCGCGCCCCAGCGGCCCGGACGCCGTCCCGGCCGGCGCCGGCACGGGCAGCTCGGCCGGGCGGCCCTCGGCGTGA
- a CDS encoding DUF6779 domain-containing protein, with translation MTGRQVEVTRGDLTAVTPAEGGSRVWSAIALLLAVPATAAALLTEDPQYLRVALLAVCWAFVIAAFLAGSRRADQVAAAAREAELRHAYDLELAREVAARHEYEARLENRLRREAEQTADGELGQLRAELAALTELRGELTVLRELRAELAGWGELRSDLGRMRGELTEQLSGELLIERMVMRAQSVRGPAQATDAGRAVEGAPAWESSGWLSSPAGRDSRSEAARALPTAVADPLDASPSSPGTPPPAAAEVTSTAPTGSTSAGSTSAGSGSAGSASAEDVATATVISAPAASVPTAPAPARAAVSAPAEEESPARDRPPSPMEWLVEEAVLEPWVEPSPKSPLAWLEDQALLDEAARPPAEPPVVPMASRPPLPEPALRVSDLVGAMPEPAEPPRRRHRRAAEPDEEDVAPATGRRRSHAAPADHLVTSAGSPAGDLAPVPGAPAAEPPPWASWPPPSPEPTSWGSPAGSSRGSSAGATSWASRVEPASWGSPAEAPSSAPSTESPSWASPAEPAAWSPSTESPSWASPAEPAAWSPPAEPAAWSPPAEPAAWSPPAEPAAWSPPAEPAAWSPPAEPAAWSPPAEPAAWSPPAEPAAWSPPAEPAAWSPPADPASSAGPAPVGDVLPASWSVEPDGPAADPAPRPTPPAQGHARLEQILAGSGVQAPTGGRSRRRRYREEGEDAADDVLARVLGQR, from the coding sequence ATGACCGGTCGTCAGGTTGAAGTCACTCGCGGTGACCTGACCGCGGTCACACCGGCTGAGGGGGGCTCGCGGGTCTGGTCGGCGATCGCGCTCCTGCTGGCCGTGCCGGCCACGGCCGCGGCTCTCCTGACCGAGGACCCGCAGTACCTGCGGGTCGCGCTGCTGGCCGTCTGCTGGGCCTTCGTGATCGCCGCCTTCCTCGCCGGCAGCCGCCGCGCCGACCAGGTGGCCGCCGCTGCCCGGGAGGCCGAGCTCCGGCACGCCTACGACCTAGAGCTGGCGCGGGAGGTCGCCGCCCGGCACGAGTACGAGGCCCGGCTGGAGAACCGGCTCCGGCGCGAGGCCGAGCAGACCGCGGACGGTGAGCTCGGTCAGCTGCGTGCCGAGCTCGCCGCCCTCACCGAGCTGCGTGGCGAGCTGACCGTCCTGCGCGAGCTGCGCGCCGAGCTCGCCGGGTGGGGGGAGCTGCGCAGCGACCTCGGCCGGATGCGCGGTGAGCTGACCGAGCAGCTGTCCGGCGAGCTGCTGATCGAGCGCATGGTGATGCGGGCGCAGTCCGTCCGCGGCCCGGCGCAGGCCACCGACGCCGGTCGCGCGGTGGAGGGCGCGCCGGCGTGGGAGTCCTCCGGATGGCTGTCGTCCCCGGCCGGGCGGGACTCCCGCAGCGAGGCAGCCCGGGCTCTCCCGACGGCCGTGGCCGACCCCCTCGACGCATCCCCGTCGTCGCCGGGCACGCCACCCCCTGCGGCCGCCGAGGTCACCTCGACCGCGCCCACCGGGTCCACGTCTGCCGGGTCCACGTCTGCCGGGTCCGGGTCTGCCGGGTCCGCGTCTGCCGAGGACGTCGCCACCGCGACCGTCATCTCCGCGCCTGCCGCGTCGGTGCCCACCGCGCCCGCGCCGGCTCGGGCCGCCGTGTCTGCGCCCGCCGAGGAGGAGTCGCCCGCCCGGGACCGGCCGCCCTCGCCGATGGAGTGGCTGGTCGAGGAGGCGGTGCTCGAGCCGTGGGTCGAACCGAGCCCGAAGTCCCCGCTGGCGTGGCTGGAGGACCAGGCGCTGCTCGACGAGGCCGCCCGTCCGCCCGCTGAGCCGCCGGTGGTGCCGATGGCCTCCCGGCCGCCGCTGCCCGAGCCGGCGCTCCGCGTGTCCGACCTCGTGGGTGCGATGCCAGAGCCGGCGGAGCCGCCGCGGCGTCGTCACCGCCGGGCCGCCGAGCCCGACGAGGAGGACGTCGCCCCCGCGACCGGTCGTCGACGCAGCCACGCCGCCCCGGCGGACCACCTGGTCACGAGCGCCGGCTCGCCGGCAGGGGACCTGGCACCCGTACCGGGTGCGCCGGCCGCGGAGCCTCCGCCGTGGGCGTCCTGGCCGCCGCCGTCCCCGGAGCCGACGTCCTGGGGATCGCCGGCCGGGTCGTCCCGGGGGTCGTCGGCCGGGGCCACGTCTTGGGCATCGCGCGTGGAGCCGGCCTCGTGGGGATCGCCGGCCGAGGCGCCGTCCTCGGCACCGTCGACCGAGTCGCCGTCCTGGGCGTCGCCGGCCGAGCCGGCTGCCTGGTCACCGTCGACCGAGTCGCCGTCCTGGGCGTCGCCGGCCGAGCCGGCTGCCTGGTCACCGCCGGCCGAGCCGGCTGCCTGGTCACCGCCGGCCGAGCCGGCTGCCTGGTCACCGCCGGCCGAGCCGGCTGCCTGGTCACCGCCGGCCGAGCCGGCTGCCTGGTCACCGCCGGCCGAGCCGGCTGCCTGGTCACCGCCGGCTGAGCCGGCTGCCTGGTCACCGCCGGCTGAGCCGGCTGCCTGGTCACCGCCGGCTGAGCCGGCTGCCTGGTCGCCGCCGGCGGACCCGGCGTCCTCGGCCGGACCGGCCCCGGTCGGCGACGTGCTGCCCGCGAGCTGGTCGGTCGAGCCGGACGGCCCGGCTGCGGACCCAGCACCCCGGCCGACGCCGCCGGCCCAGGGGCACGCCCGGCTGGAGCAGATCCTGGCCGGCAGCGGGGTCCAGGCACCCACTGGCGGCCGGTCCCGGCGGCGCCGCTACCGCGAGGAGGGCGAGGACGCCGCCGACGACGTCCTCGCCCGGGTGCTCGGCCAGCGCTGA
- a CDS encoding L-aspartate oxidase: MITAAEPVTGLPLRLRAPAPGWQLTADVCVVGSGVAGLCVALHARAAGLSVAVVTKVEVDDGSTRWAQGGIAAVLDPADTPAAHARDTEVAGVGLCDPDAVQALVTEGPERLHELISWGAAFDRGPTGRLLLTREGGHSTDRIVHAGGDATGAEVQRALRDAVAADPGVTLVEHAMVLDLLRDADGRAAGVTLHVLGEGSADGVGAVRSRAVVLATGGMGQVYAATTNPGVSTGDGVALGLRAGAVATDLEFVQFHPTALYLGPDARGQQPLVSEALRGEGAVLRDDAGERFMTAVHPLAELAPRDVVAKAITRVQLRDGVDHVWLDARGIPGLAERFPTIVARCRGAGIDPVTDLVPVTPAAHYASGGLATDLTGRTTVPGLYACGEVACTGVHGANRLASNSLLEGLVFAGRIGEALARELPVPAPAGPDDPRPAGLVDVAARAPLTTAMSARVGALRSGPGLAEAAGQLAALGEWTTAVPGVPGWETTDLLTVATAITAAAAARQETRGCHWREDHPEAVEEWRVHLDVRLDDDGRVGLTRRPVGTPVAVAW, encoded by the coding sequence GTGATCACCGCCGCGGAGCCGGTGACCGGCCTGCCGTTGCGGCTGCGCGCCCCGGCGCCGGGGTGGCAGCTGACCGCCGACGTCTGCGTGGTGGGCTCCGGCGTCGCCGGGCTCTGCGTGGCGCTGCACGCCCGCGCGGCGGGGCTGTCGGTCGCCGTCGTGACCAAGGTCGAGGTGGACGACGGCTCGACCCGCTGGGCGCAGGGTGGGATCGCCGCCGTCCTGGACCCGGCCGACACCCCGGCCGCGCACGCGCGGGACACCGAGGTGGCCGGGGTGGGGCTCTGCGACCCGGACGCCGTCCAGGCGCTGGTCACCGAGGGGCCCGAGCGGCTGCACGAGCTGATCAGCTGGGGAGCCGCGTTCGACCGCGGCCCGACCGGCCGGCTGCTGCTGACCCGGGAGGGTGGTCACTCCACCGACCGGATCGTGCACGCCGGCGGCGACGCCACCGGGGCGGAGGTCCAGCGGGCGCTGCGCGACGCGGTGGCCGCCGACCCCGGGGTGACGCTGGTCGAGCACGCGATGGTGCTCGACCTGCTGCGCGACGCCGACGGCCGCGCCGCCGGGGTGACCCTGCACGTGCTCGGCGAGGGCAGCGCCGACGGCGTGGGCGCCGTGCGGTCCCGGGCCGTGGTGCTCGCCACCGGCGGGATGGGCCAGGTGTACGCCGCCACCACTAACCCGGGCGTCTCCACCGGCGACGGCGTGGCTCTCGGTCTGCGGGCCGGGGCGGTCGCCACCGACCTGGAGTTCGTCCAGTTCCACCCCACCGCCCTCTACCTGGGGCCGGACGCCCGCGGGCAGCAGCCGCTGGTCTCCGAGGCGCTGCGCGGGGAAGGGGCGGTGCTGCGCGACGACGCCGGTGAGCGGTTCATGACCGCCGTGCACCCGCTCGCCGAACTGGCCCCCCGCGACGTGGTGGCCAAGGCCATCACCCGGGTGCAGCTGCGGGACGGCGTCGACCACGTCTGGCTCGACGCCCGCGGCATCCCGGGGCTCGCCGAGCGCTTCCCGACCATCGTGGCCCGCTGCCGCGGGGCCGGCATCGACCCGGTCACCGATCTGGTGCCGGTCACCCCGGCCGCGCACTACGCCTCCGGCGGGCTGGCCACCGACCTGACCGGGCGCACCACCGTGCCCGGCCTCTACGCCTGCGGCGAGGTCGCCTGCACCGGCGTGCACGGGGCGAACCGGCTGGCGTCGAACTCCCTGCTGGAGGGGCTGGTGTTCGCCGGCCGGATCGGCGAGGCACTGGCCCGCGAGCTGCCGGTGCCCGCACCCGCCGGGCCCGACGACCCGCGGCCGGCCGGGCTGGTCGACGTCGCCGCCCGGGCACCGCTGACCACGGCGATGTCCGCTCGGGTCGGTGCGCTGCGCAGCGGTCCGGGGCTGGCCGAGGCCGCCGGGCAGCTGGCGGCGCTGGGGGAGTGGACCACCGCCGTCCCCGGGGTGCCCGGCTGGGAGACCACCGACCTGCTCACCGTCGCCACCGCGATCACCGCCGCGGCGGCCGCCCGCCAGGAGACCCGCGGCTGCCATTGGCGGGAGGACCACCCCGAGGCGGTCGAGGAGTGGCGGGTGCACCTGGACGTGCGGCTGGACGACGACGGCCGGGTCGGGCTGACCCGCCGCCCGGTCGGGACGCCCGTGGCGGTGGCCTGGTGA
- a CDS encoding ABC transporter permease, producing MTSPGGSAPWDLFGYFADHRDEVLALLWSHTWLSVLPVVFGLLLSLPIGWLARRYRWAYPPIVSVTGLLYTIPSLALFVVMPTVLGTQILDPVNVVIALTVYTVALLVRVVADGLAAVPDDVLQSATAMGLTRFQRLRSVELPLAVPVIAAGLRVATVANVSLVAIAATIGIPQLGQLFITGFQLSVTGPYYPPIALGIVLCVLLALALDALIVLGSRLLTPWQRGAVAR from the coding sequence GTGACCTCCCCCGGCGGATCGGCCCCCTGGGACCTGTTCGGGTACTTCGCCGACCACCGGGACGAGGTGCTGGCACTCCTCTGGTCGCACACCTGGCTCTCGGTGCTCCCCGTGGTGTTCGGGCTCCTGCTGTCCCTGCCGATCGGCTGGCTGGCCCGTCGCTACCGCTGGGCGTACCCGCCGATCGTGTCGGTGACCGGGCTGCTCTACACGATCCCCTCGCTCGCCCTGTTCGTCGTGATGCCGACCGTCCTCGGGACGCAGATCCTCGACCCGGTCAACGTGGTCATCGCGCTGACCGTCTACACCGTCGCGCTGCTCGTGCGGGTGGTCGCCGACGGACTGGCCGCGGTCCCCGACGACGTCCTGCAGTCGGCCACCGCGATGGGCCTCACCCGGTTCCAGCGGCTGCGGTCGGTGGAGCTGCCGCTCGCCGTCCCGGTCATCGCCGCCGGCCTGCGGGTGGCCACCGTGGCCAACGTCAGCCTGGTCGCCATCGCCGCGACCATCGGCATCCCGCAGCTCGGCCAGTTGTTCATCACCGGGTTCCAGCTGTCGGTGACCGGCCCCTACTACCCGCCGATCGCGCTCGGCATCGTGCTCTGCGTGCTCCTGGCGCTGGCGCTCGACGCCCTCATCGTCCTGGGCAGCCGCCTGCTGACCCCCTGGCAGCGCGGGGCGGTGGCCCGGTGA
- a CDS encoding ABC transporter ATP-binding protein: MIRFDAVSKEFPDGTVAVDALSLTAASGQITVLVGPSGCGKTTSLRMINRMIEPSAGTITIDDRDVMSVPPAELRRGIGYVIQHAGLFPHRTVVDNVATVPLLTGTRRREARARAIELLERVGLPASFADRYPAQLSGGQQQRVGVARALAADPPVLLMDEPFSAVDPVVRDQLQQEFLRLQDELGKTIVFVTHDIDEAIRLGDQVAVLAVGGRLAQLAAPAELLARPADPFVAGFVGRDRGYRALAFVSAEVAVTPEPTVALGSALARAHDVAVDEWVLVVDDAQRPQGWLHLRAHPDGGAGPAPGDVVSPDLLNLGGTLSPVGGTLREALDAALSSPSGRGVVVDDDGRLVGSVLAGTVLDHLREETAGVPARVHP; the protein is encoded by the coding sequence ATGATCCGGTTCGACGCGGTGTCCAAGGAGTTCCCCGACGGCACGGTCGCCGTCGACGCGCTGAGCCTGACCGCGGCGTCGGGGCAGATCACCGTGCTGGTCGGGCCGTCCGGCTGCGGGAAGACCACCAGCCTGCGGATGATCAACCGGATGATCGAGCCCAGCGCGGGCACCATCACGATCGACGACCGCGACGTCATGTCCGTGCCGCCCGCCGAGCTGCGCCGCGGCATCGGCTACGTCATCCAGCACGCGGGGCTCTTCCCCCACCGCACCGTCGTGGACAACGTCGCGACCGTGCCGCTGCTCACCGGCACCCGCCGTCGGGAGGCGCGGGCCCGCGCGATCGAGCTGCTCGAGCGGGTCGGGCTGCCCGCCTCCTTCGCCGACCGCTACCCGGCCCAGCTCTCCGGCGGCCAGCAGCAGCGGGTGGGCGTGGCCCGGGCGTTGGCCGCCGACCCGCCGGTCCTGCTGATGGACGAGCCGTTCAGCGCCGTCGACCCGGTGGTGCGCGACCAGCTGCAGCAGGAGTTCCTGCGGCTGCAGGACGAGCTGGGCAAGACGATCGTGTTCGTCACCCACGACATCGACGAGGCGATCCGGCTCGGTGACCAGGTCGCCGTGCTCGCCGTGGGCGGGCGGCTGGCCCAGCTCGCCGCCCCGGCCGAGCTGCTGGCGAGACCGGCGGACCCGTTCGTCGCCGGCTTCGTCGGCCGCGACCGCGGCTACCGCGCACTCGCCTTCGTCTCCGCCGAGGTCGCCGTCACCCCCGAGCCCACCGTGGCCCTCGGCTCGGCACTGGCCCGGGCGCACGACGTCGCCGTCGACGAGTGGGTGCTGGTGGTGGACGACGCCCAGCGACCGCAGGGCTGGCTGCACCTGCGTGCCCATCCCGACGGCGGCGCCGGACCCGCACCCGGCGACGTCGTCTCCCCTGACCTGCTCAACCTCGGGGGCACGCTGTCCCCCGTCGGCGGCACGCTCCGCGAGGCGCTGGACGCGGCGCTCTCCTCACCGAGCGGGCGCGGCGTGGTGGTCGACGACGACGGCCGGCTCGTCGGCTCGGTGCTCGCCGGCACCGTGCTGGACCACCTGCGCGAGGAGACCGCGGGCGTCCCGGCGCGGGTGCACCCGTGA
- the panD gene encoding aspartate 1-decarboxylase — MLKSKIHRATVTQADLHYVGSVTVDEDLMDAADLLAGEQVAIVDVTNGARLETYVIPGERGTGVLGINGAAAHLVHPGDLVILISYGLMDESEAKSYLPAVVHVDADNRVVELGADPSAPVPGAGDHQRSPLGVPIR, encoded by the coding sequence ATGCTCAAGAGCAAGATCCACCGGGCCACGGTCACCCAGGCCGACCTGCACTACGTCGGGTCGGTCACCGTCGACGAGGACCTGATGGACGCCGCCGACCTGCTGGCCGGCGAGCAGGTGGCGATCGTCGACGTCACCAACGGCGCCCGGCTGGAGACCTACGTCATCCCCGGCGAGCGTGGCACCGGCGTGCTGGGCATCAACGGTGCCGCCGCGCACCTGGTGCACCCCGGCGACCTGGTGATCCTGATCAGCTACGGCCTGATGGACGAGTCCGAGGCCAAGTCCTACCTGCCGGCGGTCGTGCACGTCGACGCCGACAACCGCGTCGTCGAGCTGGGTGCGGACCCCTCGGCACCGGTGCCCGGGGCCGGGGACCACCAGCGGAGCCCGCTCGGCGTCCCGATCCGGTGA
- a CDS encoding SDR family oxidoreductase, with translation MSSFEGRTALVTGASRGIGLAIAQSLVERGARVVVTARKPDALAEAVEALGGPEKAVAVVGNVGDPEHRAEAVRTAIETFGSLDVLVGNVGINPVFGPLMDAPLDAFRKILDTNVVASLGLVQEAWKAWMSEHGGSVLIVASVAGLKSSEGIAAYGVSKAALINLTTQLAVEMGPKVRVNAVAPAVVKTRFAEALFTGREAELGGQYPVGRLGVPEDIGEAAAYLLSDQAGWVTGQTLVLDGGALSRGPI, from the coding sequence GTGAGCAGCTTCGAGGGACGCACTGCACTGGTCACGGGAGCGAGCCGGGGCATCGGCCTCGCGATCGCGCAGAGCCTGGTGGAGCGAGGCGCCCGGGTGGTGGTCACCGCGCGCAAGCCCGACGCGCTCGCGGAGGCGGTCGAGGCGCTCGGCGGCCCGGAGAAGGCGGTCGCCGTCGTGGGCAACGTCGGCGACCCCGAGCACCGCGCCGAGGCCGTCCGCACCGCGATCGAGACGTTCGGCAGCCTGGACGTGCTGGTCGGCAACGTCGGCATCAACCCGGTGTTCGGCCCGCTGATGGACGCCCCGCTGGACGCCTTCCGCAAGATCCTCGACACCAACGTCGTCGCCAGCCTCGGCCTGGTGCAGGAGGCGTGGAAGGCATGGATGTCCGAGCACGGCGGTTCGGTGCTGATCGTGGCGTCGGTCGCCGGGCTGAAGTCCAGCGAGGGGATCGCGGCCTACGGCGTCAGCAAGGCAGCGCTGATCAACCTCACCACCCAGCTGGCCGTGGAGATGGGCCCGAAGGTGCGGGTGAACGCCGTCGCCCCGGCCGTGGTGAAGACCCGGTTCGCCGAGGCGCTCTTCACCGGCCGCGAGGCCGAACTGGGCGGCCAGTACCCGGTCGGCCGGCTCGGGGTGCCCGAGGACATCGGCGAGGCGGCCGCCTACCTGCTCAGCGACCAGGCCGGCTGGGTCACCGGCCAGACCCTCGTGCTGGACGGCGGCGCGCTTTCCCGCGGCCCGATCTGA